The nucleotide sequence TGGAACTGAACTGGCGATTTCCGTGAGATACGTAACCCCGCCGACCTCATCCAGCAGCTTGTGGTCCTGTAGATCCGCTGTAACCGTAACCAGATCGACCGGTTCGCCTTTTTCATACAGGTCCACCATCGTTTGAAAGATGCGCTGATGCGCTGTCTTGTAAAAATCCTCCGGACGGAGAATCTCAATGGCCGTGATTAAAGCTTCCTTAGACAAGAACACGGCACCCAGTACCGATTGTTCCGCTTCCTTGTTCTGTGGCGGCACACGATCCAAAAACAGGTCGCTCACGTCACACCCCCCACAATTGAGACATTATTCTTCCACAACGTGTACTTTCAGAGTCACGGTTACTTCGTTGTGCAGTTTTACTTTGATTTGCGTCACGCCCAAAGCACGGATTGCATCCATTTCGAGCTTACGCTTGTCTACTTTGATTTTATACTGATCTTCCAGCGCTTGCGCTACTTGTTTGCTGGAAATTGCACCGAACAAGCGACCACCTTCGCCTGCTTTTCCTACTACTTTCACTGTCAGCTCTTCCAGCTTTTTGCCCAGCTCCTGAGCATCCAGCTTTTCTTGTTCCTTGCGCTTATCTTCGCTGCGCTTTTGAGCGTCGAGCGTTTTCACGTTGCTATCTGTCGCTTCTTTTACCAGCTTCTTTGGCAACAAGAAGTTGCGTACATAG is from Brevibacillus brevis and encodes:
- the rplI gene encoding 50S ribosomal protein L9 yields the protein MKVIFLQDVKGQGKKGEVKDLSEGYVRNFLLPKKLVKEATDSNVKTLDAQKRSEDKRKEQEKLDAQELGKKLEELTVKVVGKAGEGGRLFGAISSKQVAQALEDQYKIKVDKRKLEMDAIRALGVTQIKVKLHNEVTVTLKVHVVEE